Proteins from a single region of Campylobacter concisus:
- a CDS encoding restriction endonuclease subunit S — protein sequence MTAQQLKNSILNLAISGKLVPQDPHDEPASKLIEHIRKEKDRLIKEKKIKPSKFDSIIFKGEDNLHYEKIGKETCCIEDEIPFEIPQSWSWVRLGEISSLITDGTHKTPTYVSNGIPFLTIQNISKGFFDFSTIKYISKEEHECLCKRVRPQQNDILFCRIGTLGEAIKCTLNFDFNIFVSLGLIRLHDARFVDYVVKFINSSVMQKWIEQNKVGGGTHTFKINLGSTYSILLPLPSLSEQKRIVDKLEEILPLVEKYKEDKEKLDELNLNFPSKLKKSILDYAIKGKLVEQNLEDESVEILLQKIIQEKQRLVKDKKLKADKFPQSTIFIGEDNSPYEKIGRETRCIEDEIPFEIPSSWTWVRLGEICDIINGFTPLRSNMDFWQNGDIPWFTIDDMRECGRQISSTRQFISQKAIGENSKRLLPPNSILLCCTASIGEYAITKIPLTTNQQFNGIVIKTKYKNFCNAKFLFWVMPTLKSTLLNLAGKTTFEFVSVQKVSQILIPLPPLPEQKCIVAKIEELLKFVDILQSSLK from the coding sequence ATGACGGCACAACAGCTAAAAAACTCCATCTTAAATTTAGCAATCAGCGGTAAATTAGTACCGCAAGATCCGCATGACGAACCGGCATCTAAGTTAATAGAGCATATTCGCAAGGAAAAAGATAGGCTTATAAAAGAGAAAAAGATCAAGCCGTCAAAATTTGATAGCATTATCTTCAAAGGTGAAGATAATTTACATTATGAGAAGATAGGCAAAGAAACTTGCTGCATCGAAGACGAAATTCCGTTTGAGATACCGCAAAGTTGGAGCTGGGTGAGACTGGGGGAAATTTCATCGCTTATAACTGATGGAACTCACAAAACACCAACATATGTATCAAATGGTATTCCGTTTTTAACTATACAAAATATTTCAAAAGGTTTTTTTGATTTTTCAACAATAAAATACATTAGCAAAGAAGAGCATGAATGTCTTTGTAAAAGGGTAAGACCACAGCAAAATGATATTTTATTTTGTAGAATAGGAACATTAGGGGAAGCGATAAAGTGCACTTTAAATTTTGATTTTAATATTTTTGTTAGTTTAGGACTAATTAGACTACATGATGCCAGATTTGTAGATTACGTTGTAAAATTTATAAATTCGTCTGTTATGCAAAAATGGATAGAACAAAATAAGGTTGGTGGCGGAACACATACGTTTAAAATTAACCTTGGTAGTACGTATTCTATCCTCCTCCCCCTCCCCTCTCTCTCCGAACAAAAACGTATAGTAGATAAGCTTGAAGAGATATTGCCACTTGTTGAAAAGTATAAAGAAGATAAAGAAAAGCTAGACGAGTTAAATTTAAACTTCCCGTCAAAGCTTAAAAAATCCATACTTGACTATGCTATCAAGGGTAAGCTCGTAGAACAAAATTTAGAAGATGAAAGCGTAGAAATACTTCTACAAAAGATAATACAAGAAAAACAAAGACTAGTTAAAGACAAAAAGCTAAAAGCCGATAAATTCCCTCAATCTACTATTTTTATAGGTGAAGATAATTCCCCTTATGAGAAGATAGGCAGAGAAACTCGCTGCATCGAAGATGAAATTCCGTTTGAGATACCTAGTAGTTGGACGTGGGTGAGGTTGGGGGAAATTTGCGATATTATTAATGGTTTTACACCATTGCGATCAAATATGGATTTTTGGCAAAATGGAGATATTCCTTGGTTTACAATTGATGATATGAGAGAATGTGGTAGGCAAATATCATCAACTAGACAATTTATCTCACAAAAAGCTATTGGAGAAAATTCTAAACGTTTGCTTCCACCAAATTCTATTCTACTATGTTGTACGGCTTCGATTGGAGAATACGCCATAACAAAAATTCCACTTACTACCAATCAGCAATTTAATGGCATTGTTATAAAAACTAAATATAAAAATTTTTGTAATGCTAAATTTCTCTTTTGGGTGATGCCGACACTAAAAAGTACACTTTTAAATTTAGCAGGCAAAACTACATTTGAATTTGTTTCTGTTCAAAAAGTTTCTCAAATTTTAATCCCTCTTCCGCCACTACCTGAACAAAAATGCATAGTCGCAAAGATAGAAGAGCTTTTAAAATTCGTAGATATTTTGCAAAGTAGCCTAAAGTAG
- a CDS encoding tyrosine-type recombinase/integrase, whose protein sequence is MITQFQTYLTNKNLSQNTIFAYLFALKQFLDRYDDISRQNLQAYKLYLIENNSPKTVNLRLRAINCYLQSIKKPKLQLSFVKVQQKSFLQNVISKADYEYFKACLLKDGHKKWYFVVRFLATTGVRVSELVKFKAEHVVLGYFDIYSKGAKMRRIYIPKSLQASAKKWLDESSIESGFIFLNRFSKTITPRGIASELKKFARIYGLDESVIYPHSFRHLFAKNFLASCNDIAFLADLMGHTSIQTTRIYLRRTAAEQRELIDSVIDW, encoded by the coding sequence ATGATTACCCAATTTCAAACTTATCTAACGAACAAGAATTTGTCGCAAAATACTATTTTTGCCTACCTTTTTGCCTTGAAGCAATTTTTGGATCGCTACGATGATATCTCGAGACAAAACCTGCAAGCTTACAAACTCTATCTCATAGAAAACAACAGCCCAAAGACTGTAAATTTGAGACTTCGTGCGATTAACTGTTACCTTCAAAGTATAAAAAAGCCCAAGCTACAATTAAGTTTTGTTAAAGTACAGCAAAAAAGTTTTTTACAAAACGTTATTAGCAAAGCAGACTATGAGTACTTTAAAGCTTGCCTGCTAAAAGACGGGCACAAAAAGTGGTATTTTGTCGTGCGATTTTTAGCAACCACTGGTGTGCGTGTGAGCGAGCTAGTTAAATTTAAAGCTGAGCATGTTGTGCTTGGCTACTTTGACATATACTCAAAAGGTGCAAAAATGCGGCGAATTTATATTCCCAAATCCTTGCAAGCCTCGGCAAAAAAGTGGCTCGATGAGAGCAGCATAGAAAGTGGCTTTATATTTTTAAATAGATTTAGTAAAACCATTACACCGCGTGGAATAGCTAGTGAGCTTAAGAAATTTGCTAGGATCTACGGACTTGACGAGTCAGTTATTTATCCACATTCGTTTCGTCATCTTTTCGCTAAAAATTTCTTAGCTAGTTGCAACGACATAGCGTTTTTAGCTGACCTGATGGGGCATACAAGCATCCAAACTACGCGAATTTATCTCCGCAGAACGGCCGCCGAGCAGCGTGAGCTAATAGATAGTGTGATAGACTGGTAG
- a CDS encoding site-specific integrase → MDLVNIVGNILFKFFNPNKDIAAISRDDLLKFRNTLALIPTKLNQKAKYKDKNLEQIIRIGKNDPKLSQVTIQKYMIRVIQFFKYCYNSDYISKSIVNDLNVKVEINPMERKVLPYSKDEANTIFKIVQNFKETNTTSSKRISANDLYYITMIAAYSGMRINEIVQLRARDIVQHNNVLCFNINRDDGKSTKNINSIRLVPVHSKLIELGLMEFIKQRASSNKSIFKVSNKDFSEIFRSQIQRKLISSDKQKTFYSFRHYFIDTLVQQEVEPNIIAQIVGHEKQYKILLGTYATNINASVLKAKVEMVSY, encoded by the coding sequence ATGGATCTGGTAAATATTGTAGGAAACATACTATTTAAATTTTTTAACCCAAACAAAGATATTGCGGCCATATCACGAGATGATTTACTTAAATTTAGAAATACTTTGGCCCTCATACCAACCAAGCTAAATCAAAAAGCTAAATACAAAGACAAAAACTTAGAGCAAATCATACGCATAGGTAAAAACGATCCCAAGCTATCACAAGTAACCATACAAAAGTATATGATAAGGGTTATTCAGTTCTTTAAGTATTGCTATAACAGTGACTACATAAGTAAGAGCATCGTAAATGATCTAAATGTAAAAGTAGAGATAAATCCAATGGAGCGTAAGGTGCTACCTTACAGCAAGGATGAAGCCAACACTATCTTTAAAATAGTCCAAAATTTTAAAGAGACTAACACAACATCTAGCAAACGCATAAGTGCAAATGATTTATACTATATAACCATGATAGCAGCATATAGCGGTATGAGAATAAATGAGATAGTTCAGCTAAGAGCACGTGACATCGTGCAGCATAATAATGTGCTTTGCTTTAACATAAATAGAGATGATGGTAAGAGTACTAAAAATATAAATTCCATAAGGCTTGTACCAGTGCATAGCAAGCTAATAGAGCTTGGATTAATGGAGTTTATAAAGCAAAGAGCTAGTTCAAATAAAAGCATTTTTAAAGTAAGTAATAAAGACTTTTCTGAAATTTTTAGATCACAAATACAAAGAAAACTAATAAGTAGCGACAAACAAAAGACTTTTTACTCTTTTAGACACTATTTTATAGATACGCTTGTCCAACAAGAAGTAGAGCCAAATATCATAGCTCAAATAGTAGGACATGAGAAACAGTATAAAATTTTACTTGGAACATATGCTACAAATATAAATGCTAGTGTATTAAAAGCAAAAGTTGAAATGGTAAGTTACTAA
- a CDS encoding restriction endonuclease subunit S — MSSKYNLHYEKIGKETRFIKDEILFEIPSSWTWVRLGSMGATQTGSTPSTQVRDFYGDYMPFIKPADITNSGIDYNNEKLSKKGTEVGRVVEKGSILMVCIGGSLGKCYFNDRIVSFNQQINSLTPFFSSYKFIFYYLLSSYFFEQLQDKATGTATPIVNKTSWESILIPLPPLQEQKRIVDKLEEILPLVEKYKEDKEKLDELNLNFPSKLKKSILDYAIKGKLVEQNLEDESVEILLQKIIQEKQRLVKDKKLKADKFPQSTIFIGEDNSPYEKIGRETRCIEDEIPFEIPSSWTWVRLGEICQIYTGDSINQTQKLTKYTNLEDGRCYIATKDVGFDGSIDYENGVKIPFEESKFKIAPRNSVLLCVEGGSAGKKIGHLDCDVCFGNKLCCFNPLLIEPRFIYYYLQSQIFIDSFMQKMSGIISGISLNAIKTIVIALPPLQEQKRIVEKIELLLPLLKP, encoded by the coding sequence TTGTCAAGTAAATATAATTTACATTATGAGAAGATAGGCAAAGAAACTCGTTTTATTAAAGACGAAATTTTATTTGAGATACCTAGTAGTTGGACATGGGTGAGATTAGGTAGCATGGGGGCGACTCAAACTGGCTCAACTCCTTCTACACAGGTGCGAGATTTTTACGGAGATTATATGCCGTTTATTAAGCCTGCTGACATTACAAATTCTGGAATAGATTATAATAATGAAAAGTTAAGCAAAAAGGGAACCGAAGTAGGGAGGGTTGTCGAAAAAGGTTCTATCTTAATGGTTTGTATAGGAGGGTCTCTAGGTAAATGTTATTTTAATGATAGAATTGTATCCTTTAATCAACAAATAAATTCGCTAACACCATTTTTTAGTAGCTATAAATTTATTTTTTATTACTTATTGTCGTCTTATTTTTTTGAGCAGCTACAAGATAAAGCCACAGGAACGGCTACTCCAATAGTAAACAAAACTAGTTGGGAAAGCATTCTAATCCCCCTCCCGCCACTACAAGAACAAAAACGTATAGTAGATAAGCTTGAAGAGATATTGCCACTTGTTGAAAAGTATAAAGAAGATAAAGAAAAGCTAGACGAGTTAAATTTAAACTTCCCGTCAAAGCTTAAAAAATCCATACTTGACTATGCTATCAAGGGTAAGCTCGTAGAACAAAATTTAGAAGATGAAAGCGTAGAAATACTTCTACAAAAGATAATACAAGAAAAACAAAGACTAGTTAAAGACAAAAAGCTAAAAGCCGATAAATTCCCTCAATCTACTATTTTTATAGGTGAAGATAATTCCCCTTATGAGAAGATAGGCAGAGAAACTCGCTGCATCGAAGATGAAATTCCGTTTGAGATACCTAGTAGTTGGACGTGGGTGAGGTTGGGGGAAATTTGCCAAATTTACACCGGTGATAGTATAAACCAGACTCAAAAGCTGACGAAATATACAAATTTAGAAGACGGCAGATGCTATATAGCCACAAAAGATGTCGGCTTTGATGGTTCGATAGACTATGAAAATGGCGTAAAAATTCCTTTTGAAGAAAGCAAATTTAAGATTGCTCCAAGAAATAGTGTTTTGCTCTGCGTGGAGGGCGGAAGCGCAGGTAAAAAGATAGGCCATCTTGATTGTGATGTATGTTTTGGCAATAAACTATGTTGTTTTAATCCGCTACTAATTGAACCTAGATTTATATATTACTACCTACAAAGTCAAATCTTTATAGATAGCTTTATGCAAAAGATGTCAGGGATTATTTCCGGCATTAGTTTAAACGCTATAAAAACTATAGTCATAGCCCTCCCGCCACTTCAAGAGCAAAAACGGATAGTAGAAAAAATTGAGTTGCTATTGCCTCTTTTAAAACCTTAA
- the hsdR gene encoding EcoAI/FtnUII family type I restriction enzme subunit R, with protein sequence MTEEDVKLKFITPAIEQAGWDKMSQISMEYQITDGRINLINNVAKRDKVGIKKADYVLSYQLNLPLAIVEAKDDSHGVRHGLEQAKMYAQMLDAPFAYSSNGSGFVEFDFLSGSQRELALNEFPTPYELWQRFLKYKHFSSRAFKIIQEPYFYDQGAKKPRYYQQVAINRAIEAVANGKKRLMLVMATGTGKTYVAFQIIHRLYRAGAKKKILFLADRNILVDQSESGDFKPFGNKMTKIKDKLLDSSYEIYLSLYQQLVDEDGNEPFREFSPDFFDLIIIDECHRGSAKEDSQWRKILDYFKSATHIGLTATPKEDNEISNSSYFGEPIYTYSLKQGINDGFLAPFKVIRVGIDVDLMEYRPPEGMLDDYGNEIPDKIYNIKDYDRNLVLTNRTKLVASRVSEFLKSTDRMAKTIVFCVDIEHAQRMCEALRNENSDLVRQNPNYIAQITGDVPNVNAMVERFSRPDEIYPVIAVTSKLLTTGVDCKTCKVIAIDSCINSITEFKQIIGRGTRLREDFGKTHFTILDFRGISRLFADPKFDGEPIKEDDLPAKEKFIEEKPPKPKEDKEKSGERKIVINGTEVKILDELEQIYDQNGNLIASDFKDFSRQNILAKFKSLENFITSWDAQSKKQAIINELKDHGVLLDELKIKPEFANLDEFDLICHIAYNKPPRTRKERADGVKKRDFLSKYSDKARVVLLKLIDKYADNGISDLENINVLKNDPFRDMGGMLEIVNEFFGGKEKYFEAIKELEKEIYAA encoded by the coding sequence ATGACTGAAGAAGACGTAAAACTCAAATTTATAACACCCGCCATCGAACAAGCTGGTTGGGATAAAATGAGTCAAATTTCTATGGAGTATCAAATAACCGATGGCAGAATAAATTTGATAAACAACGTCGCAAAAAGGGATAAGGTCGGTATTAAAAAAGCCGATTATGTCCTAAGTTATCAGTTAAATTTGCCGCTTGCCATCGTAGAAGCGAAAGATGATAGTCACGGTGTTAGGCATGGACTAGAACAAGCCAAAATGTATGCACAAATGCTTGATGCTCCATTTGCATATAGCTCAAATGGCAGTGGCTTTGTGGAATTTGATTTTTTGTCCGGCTCTCAGCGTGAGTTAGCTCTAAATGAATTCCCAACTCCATATGAGCTTTGGCAACGATTTTTGAAATATAAACATTTTTCATCAAGAGCTTTTAAAATCATACAGGAGCCATATTTTTATGACCAAGGTGCCAAAAAACCAAGATATTATCAGCAAGTAGCCATAAATAGAGCCATTGAAGCCGTTGCTAACGGCAAAAAGCGACTAATGCTGGTTATGGCGACAGGTACCGGTAAAACCTATGTAGCTTTTCAGATTATTCATAGGCTATATCGCGCTGGCGCAAAAAAGAAAATTTTATTTTTAGCAGACAGAAATATCTTGGTTGATCAAAGTGAAAGCGGCGATTTTAAACCATTTGGTAACAAAATGACTAAGATAAAAGACAAACTACTTGATAGTTCGTATGAAATTTATCTATCGCTTTATCAACAGCTAGTAGACGAAGACGGCAACGAGCCGTTTCGCGAATTTAGCCCAGATTTTTTTGATTTAATCATCATAGACGAGTGCCACCGAGGATCTGCCAAAGAGGACTCACAATGGCGTAAAATTTTAGACTATTTTAAATCCGCTACCCATATCGGCCTTACGGCCACGCCTAAAGAGGATAATGAAATATCAAATAGTTCATATTTTGGGGAGCCTATCTATACTTATAGCCTAAAACAAGGTATAAACGATGGCTTCTTAGCTCCGTTTAAAGTTATCCGTGTTGGTATTGATGTGGACTTAATGGAGTATAGGCCGCCAGAAGGCATGCTTGATGATTACGGCAATGAGATACCAGATAAAATTTACAACATAAAAGATTACGATAGAAATTTAGTTTTAACTAATAGAACAAAGCTTGTAGCTAGTCGCGTAAGCGAATTTTTAAAAAGCACCGACCGCATGGCTAAAACTATAGTCTTTTGCGTAGATATAGAGCACGCACAAAGGATGTGTGAAGCATTACGAAACGAAAATAGTGATTTAGTAAGACAAAACCCCAACTATATCGCCCAAATTACCGGCGACGTACCGAACGTAAATGCTATGGTAGAGAGATTTTCAAGACCAGACGAGATATATCCTGTTATAGCTGTTACGTCAAAGCTTTTAACAACCGGAGTTGATTGCAAAACATGCAAAGTCATTGCGATAGATAGTTGTATAAACTCCATAACCGAATTTAAGCAAATCATAGGCCGCGGTACGAGGCTTAGGGAGGATTTTGGCAAGACGCATTTTACGATTTTGGATTTTAGGGGTATTAGCCGTCTTTTTGCGGATCCTAAATTTGATGGAGAGCCGATAAAAGAAGACGATTTACCAGCAAAAGAAAAATTTATAGAAGAAAAACCGCCAAAGCCAAAAGAAGATAAAGAAAAAAGCGGTGAAAGAAAAATCGTGATCAATGGTACTGAAGTCAAAATATTAGACGAATTAGAGCAAATTTACGATCAAAACGGCAACCTAATTGCCAGTGACTTTAAAGACTTTTCAAGGCAAAACATCTTAGCTAAGTTTAAAAGCCTTGAAAATTTCATAACAAGCTGGGACGCGCAAAGTAAAAAACAAGCTATTATCAATGAGTTAAAAGATCACGGCGTATTGTTAGATGAGCTAAAGATAAAGCCTGAGTTTGCGAATTTAGATGAGTTTGATCTGATCTGTCATATAGCTTATAACAAACCACCGCGCACTAGAAAAGAGCGTGCAGACGGCGTCAAAAAGCGAGACTTTTTGAGCAAATATTCTGATAAAGCAAGAGTGGTTTTGTTAAAACTTATTGATAAATACGCAGATAACGGAATAAGCGACCTAGAAAACATAAATGTACTAAAAAATGATCCGTTTAGAGATATGGGTGGGATGCTAGAAATAGTAAATGAATTTTTTGGTGGAAAAGAGAAGTATTTTGAAGCCATAAAAGAACTTGAAAAAGAAATTTACGCAGCATAA
- a CDS encoding tRNA 2-selenouridine synthase — protein MKFIGIILLLLTSIFLIACSANQASNKINNSELENLASKYGGVYVFNQKFVEEIEKREAERKELSKSLGDKIRSNPRKIKQGDKFITIYDVDMTLVNEKPPRILSNGKQYHTINTYQKAVNLSKTYIDKVINHIGQENYYKSTPDINVWSFYIDDNNNIVPIELTVTYNYKVKKYGLFGDEGRGFSLSKGEIRTAKGGNKFILNNNKFEKVK, from the coding sequence ATGAAATTTATAGGCATTATACTTCTACTACTAACAAGCATATTTTTAATAGCCTGCTCTGCAAATCAAGCAAGCAACAAGATAAACAACTCTGAACTAGAAAATTTAGCTAGTAAATATGGTGGGGTTTATGTGTTTAATCAAAAATTTGTTGAGGAGATAGAGAAAAGAGAAGCTGAGAGAAAAGAGCTAAGCAAATCGCTTGGCGACAAGATAAGGTCAAACCCTAGAAAAATAAAACAAGGGGATAAATTTATAACTATATATGATGTTGATATGACATTGGTAAATGAAAAACCCCCACGAATTCTCTCTAATGGCAAACAATACCATACAATTAACACTTACCAAAAAGCTGTAAATTTATCAAAAACATATATTGACAAGGTGATAAACCATATAGGACAAGAGAATTATTATAAATCTACACCAGATATTAATGTGTGGTCTTTTTATATTGATGATAACAATAACATAGTGCCTATTGAACTAACAGTAACATATAACTACAAAGTCAAAAAATATGGCTTATTTGGTGATGAAGGTAGAGGCTTTTCTTTATCAAAAGGCGAAATACGTACTGCAAAGGGTGGAAATAAATTTATCCTTAATAACAACAAATTTGAAAAAGTGAAATAA
- a CDS encoding class I SAM-dependent DNA methyltransferase — MSLGNFIKRLQDIMRNDAGINGDAQRIEQITWILFLKIYDAKESEWEIDDDNYRSIMPTNLRYSSWAIDNKDGKALTGDELLNFVNNELFVTLKNITITPQTTTRQAIVKKAFEDNNNYMKDGVLLRQVINVINELNFENFKERHAFGEIYETILKSLQSAGNAGEFYTPRAVTDFMAKMIKPKIGERVADFACGTGGFLTSALKELDSQIQTADEREIYKDSVYGIEKKALPFLLSATNLLLHDIDNPQIYHDNALEKDIRDYTPEDKFDVILMNPPYGGSEKDNIKSNFPIELRSSETADLFMNVIMARLKFKGRAAVILPDGFLFGTDNAKVAIKTKLLNEFNLHTIVRLPHSVFAPYTSITTNILFFNASEPTSKIWFYRLDMPEGQKNFSKTKPMKLEHFAPAISWWDNREEINIDGFDKSKCFSINEIKERNYNLDLCGFPNESEEVKDPFVLIAEYQKHRTELNTGIDNTISKILEILNQKA; from the coding sequence ATGAGTTTAGGAAATTTTATAAAAAGACTACAAGACATTATGAGAAATGATGCAGGTATCAACGGAGATGCCCAAAGAATAGAACAAATAACGTGGATATTGTTTTTAAAAATTTACGATGCAAAAGAGAGCGAATGGGAGATCGATGATGATAACTATCGCTCTATTATGCCAACAAATTTGCGTTACTCCAGCTGGGCGATAGATAACAAAGACGGCAAGGCATTAACTGGTGACGAACTTTTAAATTTTGTAAATAACGAGCTTTTCGTAACTCTAAAAAATATAACTATCACCCCACAAACCACTACTCGCCAAGCCATCGTAAAAAAGGCATTTGAGGACAACAATAACTACATGAAAGACGGAGTTTTGCTTCGTCAAGTGATAAATGTGATAAACGAGCTAAATTTTGAAAATTTCAAAGAGAGGCACGCGTTTGGCGAAATTTATGAAACGATATTAAAAAGCTTACAAAGCGCTGGAAACGCTGGAGAGTTTTATACGCCACGCGCCGTGACAGACTTTATGGCTAAGATGATTAAGCCTAAAATCGGAGAAAGAGTTGCGGATTTTGCTTGCGGAACCGGTGGATTTTTAACGTCGGCCCTTAAAGAGCTAGACTCGCAGATACAAACTGCAGACGAGAGAGAAATTTATAAAGATAGCGTCTATGGTATCGAGAAAAAGGCGTTGCCATTTTTGCTAAGCGCGACAAATTTATTATTGCACGACATAGACAATCCGCAAATTTATCACGATAACGCATTAGAAAAGGACATCAGAGACTATACGCCAGAGGATAAATTCGACGTTATTTTGATGAATCCACCATATGGCGGCAGCGAAAAAGATAACATAAAAAGCAACTTTCCTATTGAGCTTAGAAGCTCAGAGACTGCGGATTTGTTTATGAACGTCATAATGGCTAGGCTAAAATTTAAGGGTCGCGCAGCTGTTATCTTGCCGGATGGATTTTTATTTGGTACCGACAATGCAAAGGTGGCTATAAAAACTAAACTCTTAAACGAATTTAACCTACACACTATCGTACGTTTGCCGCATTCAGTCTTTGCGCCATATACGTCAATTACGACAAATATTTTGTTTTTTAACGCTAGCGAGCCGACAAGTAAAATTTGGTTTTACCGCCTAGATATGCCTGAAGGACAAAAAAATTTCAGCAAGACAAAGCCTATGAAGTTGGAACATTTTGCACCCGCTATCTCATGGTGGGACAATCGCGAAGAGATCAACATTGATGGCTTTGATAAGTCAAAATGCTTTAGCATAAACGAGATCAAAGAGCGAAACTACAATCTTGACCTTTGCGGTTTTCCAAATGAGAGCGAAGAGGTAAAAGACCCGTTTGTGCTAATAGCCGAATACCAAAAACATAGAACCGAGCTAAATACCGGGATCGATAATACGATCTCTAAAATTTTAGAGATCTTAAATCAAAAGGCGTAA